A part of Paenibacillus sp. IHBB 10380 genomic DNA contains:
- a CDS encoding LCP family protein, translating to MTRKTKRTIWWVLAVLIVAVIGYLVYYFTSIYNGLEGLHKEGKESPFSHLPQVEAAATEPPKWEGTELVSLLIMGVDGRGLSKGEIPRSDSMMVVTLDPVKKKIHLFSILRDTYIDIPEFRKDRINTAITHGPNTAMKAIGDLLGIPVQYYVYTDFQGFIKLVDSVGGVDFFVEKDMKYGSKADKHEYDIDLKKGMQHLDGDKALQYVRFRHDALSDYTRTERQREFLKTVASKMQSTTSIMKLPSILEEVSPFVDTNLSTNDMWKLANIGYQSSIEGSEQIPPMNLLAEEHVGGASVITVRNMDDLRSYVQKVLENTEVEPSVDGAEVETTK from the coding sequence ATGACAAGAAAGACGAAAAGAACCATTTGGTGGGTTCTTGCTGTACTCATAGTTGCAGTGATTGGTTATTTAGTATATTATTTCACATCCATTTATAATGGTCTAGAAGGATTGCATAAAGAAGGTAAAGAATCTCCATTTAGTCATTTACCACAGGTCGAAGCAGCGGCAACAGAACCTCCCAAATGGGAAGGAACTGAACTCGTTAGCCTTCTAATCATGGGTGTAGATGGACGTGGGCTTAGTAAAGGCGAAATTCCTAGATCAGACAGTATGATGGTCGTTACTCTTGACCCTGTGAAGAAGAAAATCCATCTTTTTTCTATTCTAAGAGATACTTATATTGATATTCCTGAATTCCGCAAAGATCGTATCAATACTGCCATTACTCACGGCCCCAATACAGCTATGAAAGCCATTGGTGATCTTCTTGGTATTCCCGTTCAATATTATGTGTACACAGACTTTCAAGGATTCATTAAATTAGTCGATTCCGTAGGTGGCGTTGATTTTTTTGTGGAAAAGGATATGAAATACGGAAGCAAAGCGGATAAGCACGAATATGATATTGATCTCAAAAAAGGCATGCAGCATTTAGATGGAGATAAGGCACTGCAATATGTAAGGTTCCGACACGATGCTTTATCTGACTATACGCGTACGGAGAGGCAAAGAGAATTCTTAAAAACCGTAGCTAGCAAGATGCAGTCTACCACTTCGATCATGAAGCTTCCATCCATTCTGGAAGAGGTTAGTCCATTCGTGGATACCAATCTATCAACCAATGATATGTGGAAACTTGCTAATATTGGATATCAAAGCTCCATCGAAGGTAGTGAGCAGATTCCTCCGATGAATCTCCTCGCAGAAGAACACGTTGGTGGTGCATCTGTGATCACAGTTAGAAATATGGACGATCTAAGAAGCTATGTTCAAAAGGTGTTAGAAA
- the bcp gene encoding thioredoxin-dependent thiol peroxidase: METLQIGHNAPEFTLMASNGEKVSLSHYRGRKVVLYFYPKNMTPGCTQEACSFRDANSDIEELGAVILGISPDELKSHHKFIERNHLPFLLLSDTDHSVSEMYGVWQLKKMYGREYLGIVRSTFLMNEEGVIVKEWRKVKVAGHTEEVLKTLQSLGQ; encoded by the coding sequence GTGGAAACATTACAAATAGGGCATAACGCTCCAGAATTTACACTTATGGCTTCGAATGGTGAAAAGGTGTCCTTAAGTCATTATCGTGGTCGTAAAGTTGTACTTTATTTCTATCCAAAGAATATGACCCCGGGCTGTACACAGGAGGCATGTAGTTTCCGTGACGCTAATTCAGATATCGAAGAGCTAGGTGCTGTTATTCTTGGAATTAGTCCAGATGAGTTGAAATCACATCATAAATTTATCGAGCGAAATCATCTTCCATTCCTTCTATTATCGGATACCGATCACTCCGTAAGTGAAATGTATGGCGTCTGGCAACTTAAAAAAATGTACGGAAGAGAATATCTAGGTATTGTGAGATCAACATTCCTTATGAATGAAGAGGGAGTAATTGTAAAGGAATGGCGTAAAGTTAAAGTAGCTGGCCACACGGAAGAAGTATTGAAGACACTTCAATCGTTAGGACAATAA
- a CDS encoding MarR family winged helix-turn-helix transcriptional regulator, with product MRNNLGGNNTKQNVENKDSDSKQIREVLSSFNQVKHSLFYLLRKNADAMGTTFMQFHVLQTLRAHPDIGLAELSELILVGNSTTSGLVDRLVKSGLVSRERLESDRRSVTLRITDKGDELQDRMERAYMQSLSPLNQLSVNDRQDLLRIHQQMNEILQQQGRDNINYE from the coding sequence ATGCGAAATAATTTGGGTGGGAATAATACGAAGCAAAATGTAGAAAATAAAGACAGTGATTCTAAGCAGATTCGGGAAGTATTAAGCTCATTTAACCAAGTGAAGCACTCGCTTTTTTATTTGTTACGGAAAAATGCGGATGCCATGGGGACCACATTTATGCAGTTTCATGTACTCCAAACACTTCGTGCTCATCCCGATATTGGGTTAGCTGAGCTATCTGAGCTAATTCTTGTTGGGAATAGTACAACAAGTGGGTTAGTAGATCGATTGGTGAAGTCTGGATTAGTTAGTCGTGAGCGGCTTGAGAGTGATCGCAGATCGGTCACACTCCGAATAACAGATAAAGGAGATGAATTACAAGATCGAATGGAACGTGCATATATGCAGTCATTGTCTCCTCTGAATCAGTTGTCTGTGAATGATAGGCAAGATTTACTGCGGATTCATCAGCAGATGAATGAGATATTACAACAACAAGGGAGAGATAATATAAATTATGAATAA
- a CDS encoding DHA2 family efflux MFS transporter permease subunit, whose amino-acid sequence MNNSNTSVLDNIKRGPIIAALMIGAFVAFLNQTLLNVALPSIMGDLKIEAATGQWLTTGYMLVNGVLIPVTAFLISRFTTRQLFISAMGLFTIGTLICGLSPNFGILMVGRVVQAAGAGIIMPLMTVVFLNIFPIEKRGSAMGLMGLAMILAPAIGPTLSGWIVENYDWRVLFYIILPFSAIATLIGILFLKNVTKVTKPSFDMLSVVLSTIGFGGLLYGFSDAGTDGWGSTTVLSCLVIGTVSVILFVWRQISSTSPMLEFRIFKYNMFTLTTIINVLITISMYAGMILLPIFLQNIRQFTPMESGLMMLPGAILMGIMSPITGAIFDKVGARWLSVIGLLITVITTYEFTQLTGATTYTHMILIYSIRMFGMSLMMMPIQTAGLNQLPQSMNAHGTAMSNTLRTIAGSIGTAVLVTVMTTQTKSHATELAIAGGVSPTDKLAMAHIAAESTIYGINQAFVIATWLAAGALVLAFFIKKTKPAPEVSRSDVKHMTGEVKQSH is encoded by the coding sequence ATGAATAATAGTAATACCTCAGTTCTAGATAATATAAAAAGAGGTCCAATTATAGCTGCACTCATGATTGGGGCATTTGTAGCGTTTCTAAATCAAACGTTATTGAATGTTGCCTTACCTAGCATTATGGGTGATCTAAAGATTGAAGCAGCTACAGGACAATGGTTAACTACAGGATATATGTTGGTCAATGGTGTTCTCATTCCTGTCACAGCATTTCTGATTTCTCGTTTTACAACGAGGCAGTTATTTATTTCGGCAATGGGATTATTTACGATAGGAACATTGATTTGTGGATTATCACCAAATTTCGGAATATTAATGGTAGGTAGAGTCGTTCAAGCAGCTGGTGCAGGTATTATCATGCCTTTAATGACCGTTGTATTTTTGAATATCTTCCCGATTGAGAAGCGGGGATCTGCTATGGGTTTAATGGGGCTCGCTATGATTCTGGCTCCAGCTATTGGACCGACGCTTTCGGGTTGGATTGTAGAGAATTATGATTGGCGTGTTCTTTTCTATATTATTTTACCGTTTTCGGCGATCGCTACATTAATTGGCATATTATTTTTGAAAAATGTGACAAAAGTAACGAAACCTTCATTTGATATGTTATCAGTTGTGTTATCAACAATTGGATTTGGTGGACTTCTTTACGGATTTAGTGATGCAGGTACAGACGGTTGGGGAAGTACAACGGTTCTTTCTTGTCTCGTGATAGGAACCGTGTCTGTCATCCTATTCGTATGGCGCCAAATTTCTTCGACAAGTCCTATGCTTGAATTTAGAATCTTTAAATATAATATGTTCACATTGACGACCATTATTAATGTGCTGATCACAATTTCTATGTATGCAGGAATGATTTTACTTCCGATCTTCCTACAGAATATCAGACAGTTTACACCGATGGAGTCAGGATTGATGATGCTTCCAGGTGCGATCTTGATGGGGATTATGTCTCCCATTACTGGAGCTATATTCGATAAGGTTGGAGCGAGATGGTTATCTGTGATTGGTCTGCTGATTACCGTTATTACTACTTATGAATTCACCCAATTAACGGGTGCAACCACATATACCCATATGATTCTTATTTATTCGATACGTATGTTTGGTATGTCATTGATGATGATGCCTATACAGACAGCGGGTCTCAATCAGTTGCCTCAAAGCATGAATGCTCATGGTACAGCGATGTCGAACACCCTTCGGACCATTGCAGGATCGATTGGAACGGCCGTTCTTGTTACCGTGATGACGACACAGACAAAGAGTCATGCTACAGAGCTAGCGATAGCAGGCGGTGTCTCTCCAACAGATAAGCTAGCGATGGCTCATATCGCTGCAGAGTCAACGATCTATGGTATTAATCAAGCATTTGTGATTGCCACTTGGTTAGCAGCCGGTGCTTTGGTGTTAGCTTTCTTTATCAAAAAAACGAAGCCTGCACCAGAAGTTTCTCGATCTGATGTGAAACACATGACAGGTGAGGTTAAGCAATCTCATTGA